One window from the genome of Raphanus sativus cultivar WK10039 unplaced genomic scaffold, ASM80110v3 Scaffold1762, whole genome shotgun sequence encodes:
- the LOC130504726 gene encoding transcription factor TCP18-like isoform X1 — translation MNNNRSFSTTTTISEDYMLFPYNDHYSSQPLLPFSPCSSINDILIHSNSNPNILSHHLDHRYQFLQAPSSFSQFEFVPDFALLPYLHQQNNGHNDNKTTSDHHHPSLLPLNNSIGESLAEPSETITTHIEDSQRNSTFQDPKMNKVKKPSRTDRHSKIKTAKGTRDRRMRLSLDVAKELFGLQDMLGFDKASKTVEWLLTQAKPEIIKITSSLSNQFKHGGPAIGSMHTSSDLCKIGSMWTVEDGGSNTNSTETRENKVDGRLMRGKRKMLQPRTPILKKLSKDARERARERAKDRTKEKMLKRISQVNILDEEAHNHHDEIAKDNKSHVNCKSFEVAPCEEEIEQLLCKNDDFAVCNEFVANKFSSSFPMPNHHRSQETASSLDQVPYSISHLLILGVYFVSY, via the exons ATGAACAACAACAGGTCTTTCAGTACTACTACCACCATCAGTGAAGACTACATGTTATTCCCTTATAATGACCATTATTCTTCACAACCACTACTCCCTTTTAGCCCTTGTTCTTCCATTAACGACATCTTGATTCACTCCAACTCCAACCCCAACATATTAAGCCATCATCTTGACCATCGTTATCAATTCTTACAAGcaccttcttctttttctcaatTCGAATTCGTCCCGGATTTTGCCCTCCTCCCCTATCTCCACCAACAAAACAACGGCCATAATGATAACAAAACCACCAGTGACCATCATCATCCATCACTTCTTCCCTTGAACAACTCTATTGGAGAATCTCTCGCTGAGCCCTCGGAAACCATAACCACCCACATAGAAGATTCCCAGAGAAACTCAACTTTTCAAGACCCAAAAAtgaataaagtaaaaaaacCAAGCAGAACGGACCGTCACAGCAAGATCAAAACGGCGAAAGGGACAAGAGATCGTAGGATGAGACTCTCACTTGATGTCGCCAAAGAGTTGTTCGGCTTGCAAGACATGCTGGGATTCGACAAAGCCAGCAAAACTGTGGAGTGGTTGCTCACACAAGCCAAACCGGAGATCATAAAGATTACGAGCAGCCTTTCTAACCAGTTTAAGCATGGCG GACCGGCGATAGGATCAATGCACACATCGTCTGATCTATGCAAAATTGGATCAATGTGGACAGTCGAGGATGGAGGCAGCAATACTAACTCGACCG AAACAAGAGAAAATAAGGTGGATGGGAGATTGATGAGAGGGAAGAGAAAGATGTTGCAGCCACGAACGCCTATTTTGAAGAAGTTGTCCAAGGACGCCAGAGAGAGagctagagagagagcaaaagATAGAACAAAGGAGAAGATGCTGAAGAGAATATCACAAGTAAATATTTTGGATGAAGAAGCTCATAATCATCATGATGAGATAGCAAAGGACAATAAAAGCCATGTGAATTGCAAGTCTTTTGAGGTGGCGCCCTGCGAAGAAGAGATCGAACAACTTCTTTGTAAGAACGATGATTTTGCAGTTTGCAATGAATTTGTGGCCAACAAATTTAGTTCATCATTTCCAATGCCTAATCACCATCGCAGCCAAGAGACAGCCAGCTCGCTAGATCAGGTACCTTATTCTATATcacatttattaattttaggagtttattttgttagttactag
- the LOC130504726 gene encoding transcription factor TCP18-like isoform X2 yields MNNNRSFSTTTTISEDYMLFPYNDHYSSQPLLPFSPCSSINDILIHSNSNPNILSHHLDHRYQFLQAPSSFSQFEFVPDFALLPYLHQQNNGHNDNKTTSDHHHPSLLPLNNSIGESLAEPSETITTHIEDSQRNSTFQDPKMNKVKKPSRTDRHSKIKTAKGTRDRRMRLSLDVAKELFGLQDMLGFDKASKTVEWLLTQAKPEIIKITSSLSNQFKHGGPAIGSMHTSSDLCKIGSMWTVEDGGSNTNSTETRENKVDGRLMRGKRKMLQPRTPILKKLSKDARERARERAKDRTKEKMLKRISQVNILDEEAHNHHDEIAKDNKSHVNCKSFEVAPCEEEIEQLLCKNDDFAVCNEFVANKFSSSFPMPNHHRSQETASSLDQIERRRFYD; encoded by the exons ATGAACAACAACAGGTCTTTCAGTACTACTACCACCATCAGTGAAGACTACATGTTATTCCCTTATAATGACCATTATTCTTCACAACCACTACTCCCTTTTAGCCCTTGTTCTTCCATTAACGACATCTTGATTCACTCCAACTCCAACCCCAACATATTAAGCCATCATCTTGACCATCGTTATCAATTCTTACAAGcaccttcttctttttctcaatTCGAATTCGTCCCGGATTTTGCCCTCCTCCCCTATCTCCACCAACAAAACAACGGCCATAATGATAACAAAACCACCAGTGACCATCATCATCCATCACTTCTTCCCTTGAACAACTCTATTGGAGAATCTCTCGCTGAGCCCTCGGAAACCATAACCACCCACATAGAAGATTCCCAGAGAAACTCAACTTTTCAAGACCCAAAAAtgaataaagtaaaaaaacCAAGCAGAACGGACCGTCACAGCAAGATCAAAACGGCGAAAGGGACAAGAGATCGTAGGATGAGACTCTCACTTGATGTCGCCAAAGAGTTGTTCGGCTTGCAAGACATGCTGGGATTCGACAAAGCCAGCAAAACTGTGGAGTGGTTGCTCACACAAGCCAAACCGGAGATCATAAAGATTACGAGCAGCCTTTCTAACCAGTTTAAGCATGGCG GACCGGCGATAGGATCAATGCACACATCGTCTGATCTATGCAAAATTGGATCAATGTGGACAGTCGAGGATGGAGGCAGCAATACTAACTCGACCG AAACAAGAGAAAATAAGGTGGATGGGAGATTGATGAGAGGGAAGAGAAAGATGTTGCAGCCACGAACGCCTATTTTGAAGAAGTTGTCCAAGGACGCCAGAGAGAGagctagagagagagcaaaagATAGAACAAAGGAGAAGATGCTGAAGAGAATATCACAAGTAAATATTTTGGATGAAGAAGCTCATAATCATCATGATGAGATAGCAAAGGACAATAAAAGCCATGTGAATTGCAAGTCTTTTGAGGTGGCGCCCTGCGAAGAAGAGATCGAACAACTTCTTTGTAAGAACGATGATTTTGCAGTTTGCAATGAATTTGTGGCCAACAAATTTAGTTCATCATTTCCAATGCCTAATCACCATCGCAGCCAAGAGACAGCCAGCTCGCTAGATCAG ATTGAAAGGCGCCGTTTTTACGATTGA